A stretch of the Actinomycetota bacterium genome encodes the following:
- the purE gene encoding 5-(carboxyamino)imidazole ribonucleotide mutase, producing the protein MGSQSDMDVMRRAGDALEEFDVAYTIQVTSAHRNPDEVAAWAKEAVDAGYRVLIAGAGRAAHLPGVVAAHTPLPVIGVPILSAHLGGADSLYSIVQMPPGVPVATVGLDAARNAGLLAVQILATGDEGLRDRFVAYKRRLAEESRRPRQSVGFTAGGGR; encoded by the coding sequence ATGGGGTCGCAGTCCGACATGGACGTCATGCGTCGGGCAGGCGACGCGCTGGAGGAGTTCGACGTGGCCTACACCATCCAGGTCACGTCCGCGCACCGCAACCCCGACGAGGTCGCCGCCTGGGCCAAGGAAGCCGTGGACGCCGGGTACCGGGTGCTGATCGCCGGGGCGGGGCGCGCTGCGCACTTGCCGGGGGTCGTCGCGGCGCACACCCCCCTGCCGGTGATCGGCGTCCCGATCCTGTCCGCGCACCTGGGCGGCGCCGACAGCCTGTACTCGATCGTGCAGATGCCTCCCGGCGTGCCCGTGGCCACGGTCGGCCTGGATGCCGCACGCAACGCCGGGCTGCTGGCCGTCCAGATCCTCGCCACCGGCGACGAAGGACTCCGCGACCGGTTCGTCGCGTACAAGCGGCGTCTGGCGGAGGAGTCGCGGCGCCCCAGGCAGAGTGTCGGGTTCACCGCGGGGGGTGGGCGGTGA
- a CDS encoding phosphoribosylaminoimidazolesuccinocarboxamide synthase, translating to MSLEGLTHLRSGKVRDLYAVGEDRLLLVASDRVSTFDCVHPTPIPDKGKVLTGLSQFWFDRTRDMVGNHLISTSVDDFPPQTQAHADALRGRTMLVRRTEVIPFECVARGYLTGSGLKEYTASGRVCGIPLPQGLGEASELPEPIFTPATKVEDGHDQNVTFEYMAGELGTALAGELRELTLGLYRFGRDLALEQGIILADTKYEFGLADGQAILIDEVMTPDSSRYWPAEGYTPGTPQPSFDKQYVRDYAASTGWDKTPPAPELPDEVVARTREKYVEAYERITGETFDEWLRR from the coding sequence GTGAGCCTCGAGGGGCTCACACACCTGCGCTCGGGGAAGGTCCGCGACCTGTACGCGGTCGGTGAGGACCGTCTCCTGCTCGTCGCCTCCGACCGGGTGTCCACGTTCGACTGCGTCCACCCCACACCGATCCCCGACAAGGGCAAGGTGCTGACCGGACTGTCACAGTTCTGGTTCGACCGCACCCGCGACATGGTCGGCAACCACCTGATCTCCACATCGGTCGACGACTTCCCGCCACAGACGCAGGCACACGCCGACGCGCTCAGGGGCCGCACCATGCTCGTGCGACGCACCGAGGTGATCCCGTTCGAGTGCGTCGCTCGCGGCTACCTCACCGGATCGGGGCTGAAGGAGTACACCGCCTCCGGCCGGGTGTGCGGCATCCCTCTGCCCCAGGGGCTCGGTGAGGCATCCGAGCTGCCCGAGCCGATCTTCACGCCGGCGACCAAGGTCGAAGACGGCCACGACCAGAACGTGACCTTCGAGTACATGGCCGGTGAGCTCGGCACTGCGCTGGCCGGCGAGCTGCGTGAGCTGACGTTGGGCCTGTACCGGTTCGGCCGGGATCTGGCGCTCGAGCAGGGCATCATCCTGGCAGACACCAAGTACGAGTTCGGACTGGCAGACGGCCAGGCGATCCTGATCGACGAGGTGATGACGCCCGACTCGTCGCGCTACTGGCCAGCGGAGGGCTACACCCCCGGCACACCACAGCCGTCGTTCGACAAGCAGTACGTCCGCGACTACGCCGCATCGACCGGGTGGGACAAGACCCCGCCCGCGCCCGAGCTCCCCGATGAGGTCGTGGCACGCACGCGTGAGAAGTACGTCGAGGCCTACGAACGCATCACCGGCGAGACGTTCGACGAGTGGCTACGACGCTAG
- a CDS encoding lipoate--protein ligase family protein → MPTRRRVQLVGGTYEPWPSYDTALTRALLLRVSSGDAPETMRLYQPQATVWFSRHDRQRPGFASASLRARAAGFAVGERLAGSVTVAAHDGCVMFDHCVPDQQPQRHETQRFVESSAIVAACLRGIGIDARIGEIEGEPSPGPYSVNARGAVKLATLGYRSVAGASLISGILVVRNSEQLRDVLIEVNDALGIDWDPRTLGSIEDEIGEADTAAVGDALVEEIESRMVAVEGSFEDGSLALATALQPEHVDPDDAGEAGRM, encoded by the coding sequence TTGCCGACGCGCCGGCGCGTCCAACTGGTCGGTGGCACGTACGAGCCCTGGCCCAGCTACGACACCGCGCTGACGCGGGCGCTGCTTCTGCGGGTGTCATCGGGCGACGCGCCAGAGACCATGCGGCTGTACCAGCCACAGGCCACCGTCTGGTTCTCCCGACACGACAGGCAGCGTCCGGGGTTCGCATCTGCATCTCTGCGCGCGCGGGCGGCCGGTTTCGCGGTCGGGGAGCGCTTGGCGGGGAGCGTCACGGTCGCGGCGCACGACGGCTGCGTGATGTTCGACCACTGCGTCCCCGACCAGCAACCGCAGCGCCATGAGACCCAACGGTTCGTGGAGAGTTCAGCGATCGTGGCTGCTTGCCTCCGCGGCATCGGTATCGACGCCAGGATCGGGGAGATCGAAGGTGAACCGAGCCCGGGGCCCTACAGCGTGAACGCCCGCGGAGCGGTGAAGTTGGCGACGCTCGGGTACCGGTCGGTGGCGGGTGCGTCGCTGATCAGCGGCATCCTGGTCGTGCGGAACAGCGAGCAGCTGCGGGACGTGTTGATCGAGGTCAACGACGCCTTGGGGATCGACTGGGATCCGCGGACACTGGGCAGCATCGAGGACGAGATCGGCGAAGCTGACACCGCCGCCGTCGGTGACGCGCTGGTCGAGGAGATCGAGAGTCGGATGGTTGCGGTCGAGGGCAGCTTCGAGGATGGGAGCCTCGCGCTCGCCACCGCCCTCCAGCCGGAACATGTCGACCCGGACGACGCAGGCGAGGCGGGGCGCATGTAG